A window of Citrus sinensis cultivar Valencia sweet orange chromosome 7, DVS_A1.0, whole genome shotgun sequence contains these coding sequences:
- the LOC102629563 gene encoding protein GRAVITROPIC IN THE LIGHT 1, which yields MECATTTRPSKPSSNISDIVSKFAKVCKLRSIGVFCSENHSNLRNNTISVSKDGSENTSQETECGGIKIHPQPVDLPCKSNVCEDVEIIKLFDIVSGLKLAYVQLQEAHIPYDPEKIIAANELVVAELEALCKIKHMYKEKKLKNVKLKSSRSDLLKAEGEVDEKISEVLKQNVKAKDSEIFHLRQKHQDLDLGNAILLEKIRQECLQRKSVRVWNVNVFEDSFKAASKSIHDFAKPVISLMKASGWNLDLAANSIEDAVVYSKRCHKKYAFEAYIARRMFNKMSLQSYDVDDIMRFDEPFDSLIIHPDSNFAKFCREKYLLVVHPQMEASFFGNLDQRTFVLSGKHPRTPFYQIFAKMAKWVWILLGIASSIDPKARLFVANRGCQFSDVYMQSVEEPYEGASGFGEAQTNYKVEFMVMPGFKIGEILVKSQVYLSRMK from the coding sequence ATGGAATGTGCCACCACCACTAGGCCCTCAAAACCGTCTTCTAACATATCCGATATCGTCTCCAAATTTGCAAAAGTTTGCAAATTGAGATCCATTGGTGTTTTCTGCTCTGAGAATCACTCCAATCTCAGAAACAATACTATCTCGGTGAGTAAAGATGGCAGTGAGAATACTTCTCAAGAGACTGAATGTGGTGGCATCAAAATCCATCCTCAGCCTGTTGACCTTCCTTGTAAAAGCAATGTTTGCGAAGATGTGGAGATTATAAAGTTATTTGATATAGTTTCGGGTTTGAAATTAGCTTATGTTCAGCTACAGGAAGCTCATATTCCCTATGACCCGGAAAAGATTATAGCTGCCAATGAGCTTGTTGTCGCTGAGCTTGAAGCACTTTGCAAAATCAAGCATATGTATAAGGAGAAGAAGCTCAAAAATGTTAAGCTGAAATCATCTCGTTCTGATCTTCTAAAAGCAGAGGGTGAGGTCGATGAGAAGATATCAGAGGTGTTGAAGCAGAATGTGAAAGCTAAAGACTCTGAGATTTTCCATTTGCGACAAAAGCACCAAGATTTAGATTTGGGGAATGCAATTCTGCTTGAAAAGATAAGGCAAGAATGTCTTCAAAGAAAGAGTGTGAGAGTTTGGAACGTTAATGTGTTTGAGGATAGCTTCAAGGCAGCCTCAAAATCCATCCATGATTTTGCAAAGCCGGTGATTAGCTTGATGAAAGCTTCAGGTTGGAATTTGGACCTGGCAGCAAATTCGATTGAAGATGCTGTTGTGTACAGCAAAAGATGCCACAAAAAGTATGCATTTGAAGCCTATATTGCACGAAGGATGTTTAATAAGATGTCTCTGCAGTCATATGATGTGGATGATATTATGAGATTTGATGAGCCATTTGATTCCCTGATAATTCATCCGGATTCAAATTTTGCCAAATTTTGCAGAGAAAAGTATCTTTTAGTTGTTCACCCACAGATGGAAGCTTCATTCTTTGGGAATTTGGACCAGAGGACTTTTGTATTGAGTGGCAAGCATCCGAGGACACCATTCTACCAAATATTTGCAAAGATGGCAAAATGGGTTTGGATTTTACTCGGGATTGCATCCTCAATTGATCCCAAAGCAAGGTTATTTGTTGCCAATCGCGGATGCCAATTCTCGGACGTATACATGCAATCTGTCGAGGAACCCTATGAAGGTGCTTCTGGGTTTGGTGAAGCGCAAACCAATTACAAAGTTGAATTCATGGTAATGCCTGGGTTTAAAATTGGAGAAATATTGGTAAAATCTCAGGTTTATCTTTCAAGAATGAAGTAG
- the LOC102630035 gene encoding transcription repressor OFP17, with translation MKVKALVAVKTKLFRPCKKLNQIFKFKLRKSFFIRSLRSRSFPTTKRSKPQKSPSRTRMSALLPSFRPPKQWKKMEKLAEEHRSVSENPERDQALFSSPITPVLFPSPVTPDYVKACRLSKRDEVEDVEDAYRSFENYLVEMVVEEGKVGDLTDVEELLYCWKNLKCPVFIDLVCRFYGELCKDLFFPEDDEDHTNLQTQPK, from the coding sequence ATGAAAGTGAAAGCATTAGTTGCCGTGAAAACCAAGCTTTTCAGGCCATGCAAGAAGCTCAACCAAATATTCAAGTTTAAGCTTAGAAAATCCTTCTTTATAAGATCTCTTCGTTCCCGTTCTTTTCCTACAACCAAACGGTCCAAACCTCAAAAATCTCCTTCAAGGACTCGAATGTCAGCATTGTTGCCGAGTTTTCGCCCACCAAAGCAGTggaaaaagatggagaaacTCGCCGAGGAGCACAGGAGTGTGTCCGAGAATCCGGAACGTGATCAAGCGCTCTTTTCGTCGCCTATTACACCAGTGCTCTTTCCATCGCCTGTTACACCAGATTACGTCAAAGCTTGCAGGTTAAGTAAAAGGGATGAAGTTGAAGATGTAGAAGATGCTTACAGGAGTTTTGAGAATTATTTGGTGGAAATGGTTGTCGAAGAAGGAAAAGTTGGGGATTTGACAGACGTTGAAGAGCTTCTTTATTGTTGGAAGAATCTGAAGTGCCCTGTGTTCATTGATTTAGTTTGTAGATTCTATGGAGAGCTGTGTAAGGACTTATTTTTCCCCGAGGATGATGAAGATCATACCAACCTTCAGACTcaaccaaaatga